ACTTTAACATCAATAGACAGCCACGATGAAACTACTAGCTGCATCAATAAAGATCAATCATGATTAAGAAAGGGAAAAAATCCAGTCAGGTCCAACGCTGACTGCTGTTTTAAATTGGCACACATCATTttgtataaatattaataagCTTCTGACATTTAATATGTGGAGTAAAAACCAAGTTACAAAAGTCATAATGGTTCTAATGTGGCTTCAACACAATGATTCCTCCTGGGGTTTAGCCATTAGCCAATGGTAAAAGTATTCAGCTCTTTTACATGAGGAAAAATAGCAGTACTACAGTGTAAAAGTACTCttatgtataaaaatataaaatgtgttaagTGAAAATGCACAACACCCCAATTCAGACTCAAACATACATTATAAGTTGTAGTTGGTAAAGCTGGACGTGATTTTAATTACATTATATACTGGTGGCTGAACCCACAATCACATTtgataattttcattttatataagTGTAAATATACAAATTAATAGTAACTAAAGTTATCACATAAAAGCAGTACAGCAACAACGACAATATTTGCGACTAAAATATGCTATTGTAAATTATTGTGGTCTGCAATTACTTAAGGACTAACAAAAAACCCACAATTGTTTGCACAACTGTCAAGGCCTTAGAGAAGAAACTATTTGGCTTTTTAATCACTGACACTTCAATAATACCTGTGAAATGCACCATTTACACCACAGATGGATGCAGTTTGGATTAAATCTGCAACAAGCAGCTTGTGGTGGTGAAATGATCGACTCGACAGTGTGACCCAAAGTCAAATATAACTGAAGAAATAACTTCTCCTGACCAACAACCTGAACAAGTGGACTAGTGTCTCCTCACTCTGGACTAGGTAACTTTGCCTTTTGGCGCCAACTATAACAAAGGCTTCAGGCTGAGGCCATAAACACTGACTTCAATAAAACAGCTCCGTCCTTAGGGCTCAGAAATCATTTTAATGAGTCGACGTCAACATTTACTAGTCATCAAACTTAACTCTCTAAGAAGAGATGTTTGTTAAACTGTCGCTGAACAGCTCTGAATGCCGCCTGCTATGTAGCCCTGGTTAAGTAGTTAGTTTAACTAAACTGACTAGCTGAGGGCTGCTAGTTACCATTAGCTAACCACCCCACGCTGCTTTACCAACCGGAGCATGGCGTCTAAGTTTCGGCTGGGTGACATGACTCTTAATCAGTCGCTTTTACGCGTCATTATGTGGTGAACCcacatcagtgtcagtgttagcACTGAAGCTAACTGATGCTACATACACTGATCTATAGtaaccagaagaagaaaaaagctcACCTCGCTTAATCACATGCATGATCGCTGAGTGTGATGTTGCTTGCCTCCCCggagaaaacagcagctgtcCAGCAACAACTTCACCGTCTCCGCTGAGTCTAAATGTGCAGCCGGACTCTTGTCAGGTTGAAGCGCGAATAAGTCCCAAAAACCCCGCTAACGTTGTATTTGTACGGAAGACGTAACGGCGGTGGGCAGAGACTGACAGGCGTTTGGACCAATCAGGAGCAAGGGAACGCGGGACTTCACGTCTGAGGACCAATCACGTGCAGGTTAGGACGTCAGCTTCCGTTTCCGATTATTTTCCCGGACAAAATCTGGCGGGAGAGAAAAGTAGGTCatgtaacatgtttttgttattaatcCCTGATGCAGGATGACTAATCATCTCTAACATTATGTAGAGTGAAAGAGTTAAAATACAAGTTAGAAAACTTTCCTGCAGACTAAAGCCAGTTAGGGAGTAAAAAGAGGATGATGCAATAATTTGGACAAGGCTGTAAAGGAAAAGGAAGTTTAGTACATATTAGTCATTCCACCCAGAGGTTGAATAGAGGTTCACTGTGGGGTAATAATGTAGAAATGTAGAGAGTTGACTTTTTTCAGTGCTATAGAACTAGACTCTACTGTACttggataataataatatatattagatTGGATTAGTGGAATAATTGATGCATTAATATACATATCACTGTGATGTagttctgtgtttattttgacttgtctttgttcagctttgttgtcttTAGTCGTTTttagtctgtctctgtcttcctgtAAATTGTTATGAACATGTTCTGTCCACTGGCCATCGCACCATTAATGACTTAAATCTGTCACAGTGTCAGACACAAATCCCTGTGCAATAATCCTGTTACACTGCACCtactctgtctctgcagaaaaCAGTCTGGTCCATGTCCTACCTACTTCATGCATATAACCGAACCTGTACATAGTCATTCCATATTTGTTCCAGCATCATTGCACTATTGTCCTCTACACATtctttatcatatatatatgtatgtgtatatatatatatatatatatatatatatatatatatatatatatatatatatatatatatatgtgtgtgtgtgtgtgtatgtgtgtgttttttgcttatgttaaatgtgtgtttgctttgtgtattttgttcaactttgtttttcttgtctccctttttgtctgtttatgtgtaagtacacgagagcagtggaaaacCCGAAGTCAAATCTCTTATATCTGTAGTATACGAAGTATAAAATGTAATGACTAGTGTTAAGCAGAAATACCTCAACACTGTACTGAAATACACATTACTTTCcacctctgctgtttttctattGAACTGGTTGAATATTATCTGCTGTAGTTCCACTCCTGTCCAGTAGGTGTCGGTAGCGGCGCTGTTTGCCAGCCACCATCAACACATGAAAGAAGTCAGCGCCTTTTAGCCATAAAACAGTCCGACTGAAAGTCACCCAGAGGAGCATCGCTCATCTCCACGGCGCCttttagaggaaaacaaagacagtaaCAGTGTCCATCAGTTCATTTATATCGGCACTGACCGGAGATACAAACTAATTCCGGTCAAGTTCAATAAGCCACCTGAGGCTCAAACAGGTGTCGGCTGTACCCCCTCTGTATCGGCCAAGTTCATTCAGGTTAGATAACATCATCAATACTTATCCAGTAGAGGTTTCTGCTGTGAAAGGAGCAGTTTGTTGACCTGGTAAATGTGAAACTTTAATGTAAAACTGGAACAAGGCTGGTTTGTATATTCTGTAATAACGAAACCTGCCACAGCTGTCTGAAGAAAGCCTCCTGGTCTCAGGTTGTCTGTGTGATGCGTGACTGATCTCACTTCTGACAGGGctcacaataaaatgtgttcaACTCTACTACACTACTACTTGACTTCAACAAGTCCATTTCATTTAATAACTCCCTGCCGCACAGATGCTGTGGAGTTGGTTGCACCAGAATGTAATCCCACACCGTTGATGTCTGATTTGGTCCTGTTCTGCTCCTGATGGAGGCttttatggctccaagctacatgctaacgctacatgTTCCTGTTAGCAGCTGCGTGGCTCCTCTGCCAGCGTGAGAAAACAAGTCACATGTGTTTCTTAATATTTGCCTGACGTGGTGTCTTCAGGTCATTTATGAAGTAATTAGATTCAGGTGGTTTGCTACAGACTTTGTGTGGCTCCGCTGTGACATTAAAGTCTACGGGGAGTGTTTGTTTCCTCACTGAGGGGCGGGCACGTGTCGTCAGCTGCAGTCCCCGGATGTACCGATCTGGTCTCTGAACACAGTCTGTGAGCACCAACATGTCCCGTTAAGACGAGGCGTgaaatgtgtacatttttatgAGGACTGCTGCACCAGAAGAGTTGTGACAAGTTTGCTCCACGGTCGCTTGGTCTCAGCTGTCCTCTGTAGCAGCTGTTAGTGGATGCAAATGATTTTAACGCGGCGgtagagagaaaacagcaggcaCAATTCATCGGGTTTTGTTTAAATTATAATGTTTCCTGGATTAACTTGATCAAAGCGGCCTTTTATTCGGCCATGTCTTCAAAGGAGTGGGTTGCTGGAGTCGCCTGGAGGACCGGGACCACAACAGACGGGCTATTTAAGGCGGAGGATGAATCATTATGTTGAGAGAGGACTGCAGGCTGAGCCAGTTTTCCTCTAGCCAGCGTCCTCCCTGACTTCCTGTGTGGGTTTCCCTCCTGCTCGCTCCACAAGTCCGTCTGCACACGTCGCTGTTAGGACCGACTGGTCCACGTTGCCTCCACAGTCATGTCCAGGTCCAGTCGGCGCTACaagcctctgcagcagagcaacGGCAGCGGCTCTCTCCCCGGCTGTGACCGGGTGCGGATGCCCCGGGCCCGGgtactgctgctgtgtctcctcGGTGTCCTGGTGCTGGCGGTGGTGCTGGGAGTCTACCTGTCCAACGACACCACCGATGGACGCGTGAACCGCATGCCAGCCGCAGATCTGACCAAAGACAGGGTAAGAGAACCAGCAAATACATGAACATGTACACTTGTTTTGCAGGTGTGGGACTAGTTAATAGTCATAACcagctgctgttacactgtCTGGACTTCTGTGCTGTAACATCTCATAGTAACCTGATACAGGTGAAGTCAGTGGTGACAAACAGCTATGAGTTGTGTCCCTCTACAGCTTTTAAATAGTCATTTTCTGCCAtatttcctcctccacagtactgtttatttagcttttgtttATATTTGATTCATTAAAGCTAAAAGcattaaaactatttttgtaACTGGTTAAACATTTAGGTCATTTTTTAAGCAAATCTTCTGGTTTACTACTTTTTTATGGTCTTAtatgataattattattgtgtttAGTCTTTTTCAGACATGTAGCCCTGCTCTGCTTTGAATAATATTTTGTGTCTGATATTGTTTTttaaccccccaaaaaatgtattttctgtttaaaaatcTTTAACATTACTTTCTCTCTACTtttggtaaatggtctgtatttgtatattctagtcatttcaactactcaaagtgcttttatgTTACCTCCTCACTCACCCTTTAAAATCCAATATCTACAagtgtgtaaatattttttactaTCCAAACTTTTACTGGTGGAAATGAGGCATCTCCTACTTCACAGGAGAGTCCATCATCATCAGTGTTTGTACAATGAAGGTTTCAAGTTCCCACATCCATTGTGATTTCACAATGCTTGTACACGTACACCTGTAAGCTCATATTTAAGgtgagcacagaaaaaaaaaaaaactttcaccCCTTCAGCACACTTCATCCTGCACAATAAAGCTAAAACATaatgataattatgataataacaataagaagaagaagaggaacagTTTATATATTTGCACTTGTCTTGAATGTTAGACAGTCAGTGAAAAATCTACATTACAATTTCCTATCATTTCATGGACCAAACAATAATGTCGGGAGATTAATCGACAGTGAAAGTAATCATTAGTTGTGTCCCTTCACTGTCAACCAAGCctagtcagttttatttattaagtcCCAAAACCACACAACTTTGCTCAGGTAAAGACACAAGAAATAACCTTTAATGGGAAATAACAGGGAGAGACTACAGAAAGAGTTACAGCAGTCGCTCCACCAGGATGGACAGACGTGCAAAAGACGCGAGACtagaggagaaagaaatgataataacaatatgGAGAGATGTAAGGCCTGTTGGCTAAACACATAAAGTCCAAACACGTATATGAAGAGCATGGATCAGGTTGTGGTACCACATCGACCTGGACAGATTCTTACTGTTCATTCTTGGTCCACTTGTTCCACTCTGCTGCCAAACGTTTTGTGCACAGAACCCCACATGTGATTTTTAATCATTAATCTTACCTCCTTTCCATCCAGCTGTCCCACAAACCCAGTAAGTGTTCTCCAGCTCAGATCCGCCGTCTGGCCTCTCAGGTGGACGATACCCGCCTGTGGGAGACTCACCTGAGGCCCATCCTGACAGAGAGGCTCCCAGGGACACAAGGCAGCCTGGCCgtacagcaggtgtgtgtggatATTAATAGTTTCTGCCTTTTACACACTTTCGTCCCTCATTTTTAATCCACCCTCTCCGCTCTGCTTCAGCACATCACCTCCACTCTGTCCTCGCTGTCTGCCGGCTGGGCCATAGACTTAGACTCCTTCCAGTCTCCAACGCCTCGTGGCCAGGTCACGTTCACCAACATCGTTGCCACTCTGGACCCTTCGGCCCCTCGCAGGCTGCTCCTGGCCTGCCACTATGACTCTAAGGCTCTGCCCCCGGACCCCCAGGCCCCAGAGAAGGTGTTTCTGGGGGCCAGTGACTCAGCAGTGCCCTGTGCTATGATCCTGGAGCTTGCCACCTCTCTGGATGCCCAGCTCAAATCATTCAAACAGCAGGTATGTGCTCGGTTGTGTTTTCTTACGTGTGAATCGACGTCCTGGCGGTTTGCAGTGGTTGCACTTCAGATATAGACAGCGTCTGGACAGATAAGGCAGATGAGTTTCCTATTTGTTTGATACtttcctgtctttcttcctttgacaaagaggaaaaggcCTGAAATGCTGACATGAgtagtttctctctttttttcttatacTCTCATTTCCCTTTGCCACTGTGCCTGCAGTATAGAGTACAAAATGCTGACTCCAgcccctttctttctttgcagcaGTCATCTGTAAACAGCAGCGTCCCTCCAGAGGCTGTGATTTATTGTGGGAATACACACTGCAACATCACTGCAGAAACTGAAACTGGCCTCGGTAAAGTGCGTTTTCTTTTGATTTCCTCCTAGAAACTTCCAGTGTCTCTCCAGCTTGTGTTTTTCGATGGGGAGGAGTCATTTGAAGAATGGACCGCCACAGACTCGCTGTACGGCTCCCGTCACCTGGCCGAACGCATGGCCAACACGCCTCACCCCGCGGgctccacacacaccaccatgctgcATGCTGTGGTGAGGAAACCATGTTTGCTCTGTATGGAAACACACTTTACATCCTGATCCAGACACACTAAATTATGTATGACCAGGCTGAATTTAGCAGTCTGGCTAAAACACAGGTTCGCTTAACAATAGCGGCAGGTCTTTATAAACTGACGCCCTATTATATTTAGGACCACTAACTTAAATGTAACAGCCCAAATGTAGCTACAAACTCTAAACTGCTTTGTTTCTCATGTAACTTAActgtttctatgtgtgtttttactatGATTAAAAGGAAACTCTCTTGACCTCTCATTTGTCCTTCCCTCCAGGACCTCTTTGTGTTGTTAGACCTGCTCGGCGCTCCCGATCCACTTATAGCGAATCACTTTGACAACACAGCACGCTGGTTTGACCGTCTGATTGCTGCCGGTAAGTGCCGGGTGTAAATTTTTCATGAAAATTTAAAATCCCTCTCCACTGTTGGCCCTAACTCCGCTGCCCTCACTGCTCACTCTCAGAGAAGAGACTCCATCGACAGGGTCTTCTGACATCTCACCCCTCAGAGCAGACGTATTTTAGGAAGGATGTGTACCTTGGACCTGTACAGGACGACCACATCCCCTTCCTTCACAAAGGTGAGTGACAACCATGACAACTGCCTCACAGAGTTTGTGTtaggatgtgtgtgtatcagtggtAGCAGCCCTTTTAGCAACACTTAAAGCTTTGTGTTACAGTGATATGTAAGACTCTTCTTGCACATTATCACGTAAATTCTGCTGCTTGACTTCAGGGGGTAAGGATCATTACGAAACATGAGCCACAGAAGAGGTGCTGGTTTTGCAATCGATACTGTCCAAACCTGTTTTACTAGTTTATTCACTTATATAACTGATGGACGCAAACCGTGTACACCATGGAGAACCTTTAGTACCTATATTTGTAGGCTGAGAGAAAGTGAACACAACAGGAGCTGCTAAGAAGAATCGCCTGCCAGATCAGCGCTGTAATAATGATGAGGCCGCATTCAAGGCAACTGGTTTGACGGTAAAGTTTTGATGGCGAGCTTTATTGTGGTGAcaaacatgtgtgtgtcaaaaaaataatcaaaactcATTTGGACCTGAGTATTTCTCTAgaaaaatgcagctgaaagttGGGTCCAGTTTTCACACTTAAAGGCTTACCTGACTCTGACACTGATGATTGTTTTACATTGAAGAGTTGATTACTTATTATCAAATTGTTGTgacaaattttaaattaaatgttgcaccagacagcagggaggaactCTGAAGAAAACACTGCTTTAGTCTGGTCAAGTTTGAGTTGAATTTAAGATAAACTATGTATGTACAGCTTTTAATAGTCAGGCCCACACAAGCTACACTTTATAACTGGTGGACAAACTTATACGCACGGCTCTTTACACTTCCTTGGACAAAAATGCAAGCAAGAGGAAAACTGTACAACAGgagatatttaaaataaaatctttgtAAACTATTGCTCACGTTGGAAAACTACAAAGCACGGAGGTGTAGAAAAACTGTGATCGGGGTCTGTCAGTGGGCCAGTTAACTGACTGTTGTCTACGTGTAGTGGGCGAAGCCACTACATGTGTTGTTACGCTCAGTGAACCACGTCAATGTCGATTAAACCAGGGCTTGGTTTAATCACTGCACACTGATGCATAACAGAAGGGATTAAGAAGTGAGAAAACAGAATGCAGATTGAAAAATAAGTAGATACGCCTGCATCGCGCTGCACTACGCCACTGATTTGTATGCCTGTAAGCATGTCCTCtcccctctacacacacatatacaggcGTCCCGGTGCTGCACGTCATCGCCACTCCCTTCCCACAGTTCTGGCACACGCTGGACGACACGGAGGAGAACATGCACCGTCCCACTGTGGTGAACCTGACCAAGATCATGGCGGTGTTTCTAGCAGAGTATCTTGGCTTCTGAACACCAAACTCTGACAAATATTTGTGGTGATGGTCAACGCAGCGGTCACCGGTCTGTCACACTGATGACAAATAACAGGTAGATGACCAGCGTGAATTAGACCCACAACAGAAGAACCTGGtaaaaaaagaaccaaactGTTATTAGTGTGACTGGATACGAGCTGAAACTTTACCAAAGACTTGGCCCTGCCGGACTGAGCGCTCTCCTTGGCATGTGAGGGGTGAGCTGGAGAGCCCCATCCAAATGTCGGATCAGGTGATGCGGACAGAAAGACTCTTAATTCAAATACTATTAGTCATGGCATCATGGTACTGGAGGAACATTTGGGGAAACTTGAGtctgtgaattttttttttttttttcccgcttAATTCCTGTGAACAGAAAAGCCTACCCTGTCAATATGATCGAGATGCACTAATGTCCTCTTAAAGACAGACTATGTAACCAACTGAGCTCTCCGAGCTGCTGTGAAACATGCTGAACCACAGCTGGATCGTATCCGTTGATAATCCCGATGACTTTACCTTCACTCGAGTGAGGATCCTCTTGGCCTTACAACCTGCTGTTACTAATTGCTAGCTATATCATATGGCTATACTGCACATTTGGTGTCAGTGTAATGCTCGTATCATGTGAAAAtccaacagattttattttgcaCCATGTAAAAGGTGTAGTGAAACATCTGCAATAAAGttaaaatggttttattcaGTGTCTCTTTGATTTGTATGCAATTTTTCAGcatcagaaacactgaaaaatctACAATTTTTagaaacatgaacaaacactgTACCaacattcttcttcttattatctCTTAAACAAGTTAAAGAACAATGTCTGCTAAGTCATGTTTTGGTAAAAACTTTACTTAAACTATTTATGTTACAGACACCAGAAAATAGATTTTACATTCAAGAgggatttttcttttgaaaatgatgcattTAACAAAGCCGAAGTCACCAGTGACACGTGTGAAGGACAGACTCAAATGATGTGGGGTAGTGGTGGGTGAgagaggggtggaggtggagggcaGTGGTATTGGGGATGTGGGCTGCCCGGAGGTGAAAAGTCATTGTCAGAGGACAGGTAGACTTCTCCAGAGGTTCCTCCAGGGCGAGATATTTGGAATCTGAagggagagatgaggagcaTCAGAAACAAACTACCTGATCGTGTCAAACACTGTGAAATCTTGAATCATGTCTCATTTTAACCACAAGAGGGTGGTGTTATTCTatggataaataataataaagtgagAGAAATGTAAGTAGTTTTCCAGTCTTAACAATAGGATAGGATCCATtcttaaaatgtagaaaataattcaTGATTATGATAAATAATTATTAGACTTTTACCAAAACAGTTATTGCTGTATTAAGATGAATATATCCATTAGGCCACCAGAAAATGAAGACAGGTCATCTttctccaaacaaacaaactaagcaTCACATACATTCACTGAGATTTGGATTTGGATGGATATGGATTAATGAATTAGTGCTTATCTCAATTTATTCTGACTCTTTGTCTGTTTTAGTTTGGGTTCTTGACTCAGAGATTTTAATGCATCTGACtcaagaatatatatatatatatatatatatatatatatatatcccttGAGTTCTTGAACCTCCCTTGAGTCTGTcct
The Pempheris klunzingeri isolate RE-2024b chromosome 4, fPemKlu1.hap1, whole genome shotgun sequence genome window above contains:
- the qpctla gene encoding glutaminyl-peptide cyclotransferase-like a gives rise to the protein MSRSSRRYKPLQQSNGSGSLPGCDRVRMPRARVLLLCLLGVLVLAVVLGVYLSNDTTDGRVNRMPAADLTKDRLSHKPSKCSPAQIRRLASQVDDTRLWETHLRPILTERLPGTQGSLAVQQHITSTLSSLSAGWAIDLDSFQSPTPRGQVTFTNIVATLDPSAPRRLLLACHYDSKALPPDPQAPEKVFLGASDSAVPCAMILELATSLDAQLKSFKQQKLPVSLQLVFFDGEESFEEWTATDSLYGSRHLAERMANTPHPAGSTHTTMLHAVDLFVLLDLLGAPDPLIANHFDNTARWFDRLIAAEKRLHRQGLLTSHPSEQTYFRKDVYLGPVQDDHIPFLHKGVPVLHVIATPFPQFWHTLDDTEENMHRPTVVNLTKIMAVFLAEYLGF